CACCCCCGAGATGCTCGCGCTCTGGGAGGAGCTGGGCCTGGCCAGCATCGACCGCGGGCCGCTGGGCATGGGGCTGCTCACCGGCAAGTTCCGGCCCGGCTCCCGGCTGGCCGCCGACGACATCCGGGGCACCGACCCGGACTGGATGACCTGGTTCCGCGACGGCCGCCCCGCCCCGGAGTGGCTGGAGCGCCTGGCCGCCGTCCGGGAGGTCCTGACCAGCGGCGGCCGCACCCTGGCCCAGGGCGCCCTGGCCTGGGTCTGGGCGCGCAGCCCGCGCACCGTGCCCATCCCCGGGTTCCGGACCGTCGCCCAGGTCGAGGAGAACGCCGCCGCCATGGCCGCCGGCCCCCTGACCGCCGCCCAGCTGGCCCAGGTCGGCACCCTGCTAGCTGCTGATGGCTGACGCCGCCTGGTGGGTGACGGCCCAGTCCATGTCCTCGGGGTCCCGGCCGGTGGCGTAGGGCTGCGCGACTGCCTGGGACATTCGGCTCGTCCTTCTTTCCGGACCAC
The Actinomycetota bacterium genome window above contains:
- a CDS encoding aldo/keto reductase, with translation QVVLEALADEGKIRAYAWSTDDPALARLFAGGPRFAAVQHELNVLNDTPEMLALWEELGLASIDRGPLGMGLLTGKFRPGSRLAADDIRGTDPDWMTWFRDGRPAPEWLERLAAVREVLTSGGRTLAQGALAWVWARSPRTVPIPGFRTVAQVEENAAAMAAGPLTAAQLAQVGTLLAADG